Proteins encoded in a region of the Flavobacterium sp. MDT1-60 genome:
- a CDS encoding cysteine hydrolase family protein: MDITKIDNPALILIDIQKGFNDVSYWGGDRNNVNAEQKAGELLEIWRAKKLPIFHIQHCSSNLNSILNETNPGNEFQDVVKPIEGEIVIKKNVNSAFIGTNLKELLDDAKIENLVIVGLTTDHCVSTTTRMAGNFGYTTYLVSDATATFNKKGINGEDFSAETIHQTALASLNEEFAQVVTSDFIKEIV; encoded by the coding sequence ATGGATATTACTAAAATTGATAATCCCGCATTAATCCTAATTGATATTCAAAAAGGATTTAATGATGTTTCCTATTGGGGCGGCGATCGTAATAATGTAAATGCAGAACAAAAGGCTGGTGAACTTCTTGAAATTTGGAGAGCTAAAAAACTGCCCATTTTCCATATACAACATTGTTCCTCTAATCTGAATTCGATTTTAAATGAAACAAATCCGGGTAACGAATTTCAGGACGTTGTAAAACCGATTGAAGGTGAAATTGTCATCAAAAAGAACGTAAACAGTGCTTTTATTGGAACGAACTTAAAAGAGTTACTTGATGATGCAAAAATCGAAAATCTTGTAATTGTAGGTTTAACAACAGATCACTGTGTTTCTACAACTACCAGAATGGCAGGGAACTTTGGCTATACAACCTATTTAGTTTCTGACGCAACGGCAACTTTTAATAAGAAAGGCATAAACGGAGAAGATTTTTCTGCAGAAACAATTCACCAAACTGCTTTAGCTAGTTTGAATGAAGAATTTGCTCAGGTTGTTACTTCTGATTTTATAAAAGAAATAGTTTAA
- the nth gene encoding endonuclease III, producing MNKEARVQFVINTLKELYPTIPVPLDHKDPYTLLIAVLLSAQCTDVRVNQITPLLFAKADNPYDMIKMSIEEIKEIIRPCGLSPMKSKGIHGLSHILIDKHDGKVPQSFEALEELPAVGHKTASVVMSQAFGVPAFPVDTHIHRLMHRWNLSNGKNVVQTEKDAKRLFPREIWNDLHLQIIWYGREYSPARGWSLEKDIITRTIGKKSIIEEAAKKKI from the coding sequence ATGAATAAAGAAGCCCGCGTACAATTTGTTATAAATACGTTAAAAGAACTCTACCCTACTATACCTGTTCCGCTTGATCATAAAGACCCTTATACTTTATTAATTGCAGTTTTACTTTCGGCACAATGCACCGATGTACGTGTGAATCAGATTACGCCATTACTTTTTGCGAAGGCCGATAATCCTTATGATATGATTAAAATGTCGATTGAAGAAATTAAGGAAATTATTCGGCCTTGTGGTTTATCTCCAATGAAATCGAAAGGAATTCATGGTTTGTCACATATTTTGATTGATAAACATGACGGAAAAGTTCCACAAAGTTTTGAAGCGCTTGAAGAATTGCCAGCTGTTGGGCATAAAACAGCTAGTGTTGTAATGTCTCAGGCTTTTGGTGTTCCTGCTTTTCCAGTTGACACACACATTCATAGATTGATGCATCGATGGAATCTTTCGAACGGAAAAAATGTAGTTCAGACTGAAAAAGATGCAAAAAGATTGTTCCCAAGAGAAATATGGAACGACTTACATCTTCAGATTATTTGGTACGGGAGAGAATATTCGCCTGCGAGAGGCTGGAGTTTAGAGAAAGACATTATTACCAGAACTATTGGTAAAAAATCAATAATAGAAGAAGCTGCTAAAAAGAAAATTTAG
- a CDS encoding BatA and WFA domain-containing protein, with amino-acid sequence MHFKHPEILYFLFLLIVPILVHLFQLRRFKTSYFTNVKFLKELAVQTRKSSKIKKRLLLATRLLLLTCVIVAFAQPYFEAKDSKNASNEMYIILDNSFSMQAKGKKGELLKRAVQELLENTPETAQFSLLTNTENYWNTDIKSSKSALQNLKYSATPFELSSIMAKIKAHKSAHKKDIVIITDAVGLAEKDIKNIDSEEKPYFIIPEAEQKNNVAIDSVFINQTLENFYEIGINLSAYGDDFIPISMALYNQNKLIAKTIINFDKKKKEINFTIPKEAFHGYVTIEDNGLTYDNKLYFSISKAKKTNVISIGEPEKSNFLSRIYTSAEFNYNNYSVSSLDYNSLEKQNTIILNELVEVPQALQTTLKAFVSKGGNLVVIPSEKTSVSNLNSFLGNFGKVQFKNLENKSKLITKINFDHPLFSGVFENKITNFQYPKTNNSFDISSPYPAVLSYEDQSVFVTAIQNPVSGITVFSAPINSENSNFQQSPLIVPLFYKMGQNNQKTGVNALTIGSNQPYFVDVLLTKDAILEVKGNEDSFIPIQQILNNKVKLTFNDFPETAGNYSIFDKKQSVENLSFNYKRSESDLSQVNTNVVSDFKTADTISTIFNTLQTERTDSQIWKWFVIFALLFLALEMAIIKFVK; translated from the coding sequence ATGCACTTTAAACACCCCGAAATTCTATACTTTCTATTCTTATTGATTGTTCCAATTTTGGTGCATTTGTTTCAATTACGACGTTTTAAAACTTCTTATTTTACGAATGTCAAATTCTTAAAAGAACTTGCTGTTCAGACACGAAAAAGTTCTAAGATCAAAAAAAGACTATTATTAGCAACCCGCTTATTATTATTAACTTGTGTTATCGTAGCTTTTGCTCAGCCCTATTTCGAAGCCAAAGACAGCAAAAATGCGTCAAACGAAATGTATATTATTTTAGACAATTCGTTTAGTATGCAGGCTAAAGGTAAAAAAGGTGAATTATTGAAACGTGCCGTTCAGGAATTACTGGAAAATACGCCGGAAACCGCTCAATTTTCGTTATTAACCAACACTGAGAATTACTGGAATACAGATATAAAATCTTCTAAAAGTGCTTTACAGAATTTAAAATACAGCGCTACGCCTTTTGAACTTTCGTCAATAATGGCAAAAATAAAAGCGCATAAATCGGCACATAAAAAAGATATTGTTATCATTACTGATGCTGTTGGCTTAGCCGAAAAGGATATAAAAAACATCGATTCTGAAGAGAAACCTTATTTTATTATTCCGGAAGCTGAACAAAAAAATAATGTTGCCATTGACAGTGTTTTTATTAATCAGACATTAGAAAATTTTTATGAAATCGGAATAAACTTATCGGCTTATGGCGATGATTTTATTCCGATTTCAATGGCATTATACAATCAAAATAAATTGATTGCCAAAACCATTATTAATTTTGACAAGAAGAAAAAGGAAATCAATTTTACGATTCCAAAAGAAGCTTTTCATGGTTATGTAACTATTGAAGATAACGGTCTGACTTACGACAACAAACTTTACTTCAGCATTTCAAAAGCAAAAAAAACAAACGTTATCAGCATTGGAGAACCAGAAAAAAGTAATTTTTTATCCCGAATTTACACTTCAGCTGAATTCAATTACAATAATTATTCAGTCAGCAGTTTAGACTACAATAGCCTTGAAAAACAAAATACTATTATTCTAAATGAATTAGTTGAAGTTCCACAAGCACTACAAACTACTTTGAAAGCATTTGTTTCTAAAGGTGGAAATTTAGTTGTAATTCCTTCTGAAAAAACTTCGGTTTCAAATCTCAATTCTTTTCTTGGAAATTTTGGAAAAGTTCAGTTTAAAAATCTTGAAAACAAAAGCAAATTAATTACTAAGATCAACTTTGATCATCCATTATTTTCTGGGGTTTTCGAAAATAAAATCACTAATTTTCAATATCCAAAAACCAATAATTCGTTTGATATTTCAAGTCCATATCCGGCAGTTTTATCTTATGAAGATCAAAGTGTATTTGTAACGGCCATTCAAAATCCGGTTTCTGGAATCACTGTTTTTTCAGCGCCAATAAATTCGGAAAATTCAAACTTTCAGCAATCACCTTTAATTGTGCCTCTTTTTTATAAAATGGGACAAAACAATCAAAAAACGGGTGTAAACGCTTTGACAATTGGCAGTAATCAGCCTTATTTTGTGGATGTTTTGTTGACGAAAGATGCCATTTTGGAAGTAAAAGGAAATGAAGATTCTTTTATTCCGATTCAGCAAATATTGAATAACAAAGTAAAATTAACTTTCAATGACTTCCCGGAAACGGCTGGGAATTACAGCATTTTTGATAAAAAACAATCTGTTGAAAATCTAAGTTTCAATTACAAACGAAGCGAAAGTGATTTAAGTCAGGTCAATACCAATGTGGTTTCAGATTTTAAAACTGCCGACACAATTTCGACCATATTTAACACCTTACAAACTGAACGAACTGACAGCCAAATTTGGAAATGGTTTGTTATCTTTGCACTGTTATTTTTAGCATTAGAAATGGCAATTATCAAGTTTGTGAAGTAA
- a CDS encoding lactonase family protein — protein MKGLYMLLFSALAFTTTQAQNKFNLLIGTYTNTCQSNGIYVYEFDATSGGFKFKNSSENVISPSYLSVSADNKFIYAVNENGDQSAVSAFGYNSKSGKVTFLNTNKALGADPCHLINDDKNVIVANYSGGNIVVFKKNANGSISTVQQVVQHEGKGVNVARQEKAHVHMVVFSPDKKFVLSNDLGLDKVFIYKYNPSSKNEMLTLKGSVDVKSGSGPRHLTFSKDGKFVYLIQELDATLTTFSYNKNGSLKKIAETSILAKDFKGGTGAAAIKISPDGKFLYVTDRVDANSISVYKILKNGSIELVEQQSTLGKGPRDFAIDPSGNYLLVGHQYTNNIVIFKRDKTTGKLTDTGKKIELCSPVGLVFTKI, from the coding sequence ATGAAAGGATTATATATGTTGCTTTTTTCGGCGTTAGCTTTTACCACTACCCAAGCCCAGAATAAATTTAATTTATTGATAGGGACTTATACGAATACTTGCCAGAGCAACGGAATTTATGTTTATGAATTTGATGCGACCTCGGGCGGATTTAAGTTTAAAAATTCTTCAGAAAATGTGATAAGTCCGAGTTATTTATCGGTTTCAGCAGATAACAAATTTATTTATGCTGTAAATGAAAATGGTGATCAAAGTGCTGTTAGCGCTTTTGGATATAATTCAAAATCAGGAAAAGTTACTTTTTTAAATACGAATAAAGCGTTAGGAGCTGATCCTTGTCATTTAATAAATGATGATAAAAATGTTATTGTTGCCAATTATTCCGGCGGTAATATTGTAGTTTTTAAAAAGAATGCTAATGGAAGTATTTCTACAGTACAACAAGTAGTGCAGCATGAAGGAAAAGGAGTAAATGTAGCGCGTCAGGAGAAAGCACACGTACATATGGTTGTTTTTTCTCCGGATAAAAAATTCGTTTTATCTAATGATTTAGGTTTAGATAAAGTGTTTATCTATAAATACAATCCTAGTTCTAAAAATGAAATGCTGACATTAAAAGGAAGTGTAGATGTAAAATCCGGAAGTGGACCAAGACATTTGACTTTTAGTAAGGATGGGAAATTTGTATATCTAATTCAGGAATTAGATGCAACGCTGACGACTTTTAGTTATAACAAAAACGGAAGCTTAAAAAAGATTGCCGAAACGAGTATTCTTGCAAAAGATTTTAAAGGCGGAACGGGAGCAGCGGCAATCAAAATTTCGCCTGACGGAAAATTTTTATACGTAACAGACAGAGTAGATGCAAACAGTATCTCAGTGTACAAGATTCTTAAAAACGGAAGTATTGAATTAGTAGAACAACAAAGTACTTTAGGAAAAGGGCCAAGAGATTTTGCGATTGATCCATCAGGAAATTACCTTTTAGTAGGGCATCAATACACTAACAATATCGTGATCTTTAAAAGAGATAAAACAACAGGTAAACTTACAGATACGGGTAAAAAAATCGAATTGTGTTCGCCTGTAGGGCTTGTTTTTACTAAAATATAG
- a CDS encoding alpha/beta hydrolase yields MNLSLEYKIQEPKVILDKNPVLILLHGYGSNEADLFSFATELPDNYYIISARAPYDLQYGAYAWYAINFDADQNKFSDNEAKTSRDLIAKFIDELVANYPIDANNITLIGFSQGSILSYSVALSYPEKVQRVVAMSGYFNNEIIKEGFEKNDFKNLKIFASHGTVDQVIPVDWARKTPAVLENLNIPITYKEYPVGHGVAPQNFFDFKNWLVG; encoded by the coding sequence ATGAATCTATCTTTAGAATATAAAATACAAGAACCAAAAGTTATTTTAGATAAAAATCCGGTTTTAATATTATTACACGGATACGGAAGCAACGAGGCCGATTTGTTCTCGTTTGCGACTGAACTTCCAGATAACTACTATATTATTTCTGCAAGAGCGCCTTATGATTTACAATATGGAGCTTATGCCTGGTATGCGATTAATTTTGATGCTGATCAGAATAAATTTTCAGATAATGAAGCTAAAACTTCACGTGATTTAATTGCAAAATTTATTGACGAATTAGTAGCCAATTATCCTATTGATGCCAACAACATAACGCTGATTGGCTTCAGTCAAGGTTCAATTTTAAGTTATTCAGTTGCACTTTCTTATCCTGAAAAAGTACAAAGAGTAGTTGCCATGAGTGGTTATTTTAATAATGAGATTATTAAAGAAGGTTTCGAGAAAAATGATTTCAAAAACCTAAAAATATTTGCTTCACACGGAACTGTTGATCAGGTAATTCCTGTAGATTGGGCAAGAAAAACTCCTGCTGTTCTGGAAAACCTAAATATTCCGATTACATATAAAGAATATCCTGTTGGTCACGGAGTTGCTCCTCAGAATTTCTTTGATTTTAAGAATTGGCTTGTGGGCTAG
- a CDS encoding TonB-dependent receptor yields the protein MGTEIKLKGDKVIEQIPSIKDKALRINLNENIYGTFAEIGAGQETVRHFFRSGGSSGTIAKAMSAYDKDFSDAVYGIEGDGRYVTENRLKKMLTFEGELIEERLSREKHPNKLFFSYANTVATIDFAKQFKGHGWVGIRYQIEPDEAYNEIILHIRFKETDARLQQETLGILGVNLIYGAFYKYNDPKRLLRYLYDHLDKDQLEIDTINFSGPRFADVDNRLMSLQLVKNGMTDAVMFNPEGKNVLPAAVLYKKNLLAFRGSFRPVTNVNLDMYEKSLKMFLDENKVEKDNTLVVFEITLSNLRSDGEIDERDFMDRAELLCSLGQTVMISNFQEYYKVVEYFANYTKARMGLAMGVNNLVDIFDEKYYRHLSGGILEAFGKLFYRDMKVFLYPMLGENGEVITSDNLKVHPRMKELYKFFKFNGKVVDIVDYNPDILNVFSREVLKMISQGKTGWEPMLPSGVAEIIKEHHLFGYHPQKELEQNT from the coding sequence ATGGGTACAGAAATAAAACTCAAAGGTGACAAGGTCATCGAACAGATTCCTTCTATAAAAGACAAAGCGTTACGCATTAATTTAAACGAGAATATTTACGGAACATTTGCTGAAATTGGCGCTGGACAAGAGACAGTAAGACATTTTTTCAGATCCGGAGGTTCATCGGGAACTATTGCAAAAGCTATGTCTGCCTATGACAAAGATTTTAGTGACGCCGTTTACGGAATTGAAGGCGACGGCCGCTACGTTACTGAAAACCGACTCAAAAAAATGTTAACCTTTGAAGGTGAACTAATTGAAGAGCGTTTAAGTAGAGAAAAACACCCCAATAAACTTTTCTTTAGTTATGCCAATACGGTTGCTACTATCGATTTTGCCAAACAATTTAAAGGTCACGGCTGGGTTGGAATCCGATACCAAATTGAACCAGACGAAGCTTATAACGAAATTATTCTTCACATTCGTTTTAAAGAAACTGACGCCCGACTACAACAAGAAACATTAGGAATATTAGGTGTTAACTTAATTTACGGTGCTTTTTACAAATACAACGATCCAAAACGATTACTTCGTTATTTATATGATCACTTAGATAAAGACCAGCTTGAAATCGACACTATAAACTTCTCAGGACCTCGTTTTGCTGATGTTGACAATCGTTTAATGAGTTTACAACTGGTTAAAAACGGAATGACAGATGCCGTAATGTTTAACCCTGAAGGGAAAAACGTATTGCCAGCCGCCGTTTTATACAAAAAAAACCTTCTTGCTTTTAGAGGAAGTTTCCGTCCGGTTACGAATGTAAACCTTGATATGTACGAGAAATCATTAAAAATGTTTCTTGACGAAAATAAGGTAGAAAAAGACAATACATTGGTTGTTTTTGAAATTACACTTTCAAATTTACGTTCAGATGGTGAAATTGATGAACGTGATTTTATGGACAGAGCCGAATTACTTTGTTCATTAGGTCAGACCGTAATGATTTCGAATTTCCAGGAATATTATAAGGTTGTGGAATATTTTGCTAATTATACCAAAGCAAGAATGGGATTAGCAATGGGTGTAAATAATTTAGTTGATATTTTTGATGAGAAATACTATCGTCATTTAAGTGGTGGAATTCTGGAAGCTTTCGGAAAATTATTCTACCGCGACATGAAAGTATTCTTATATCCAATGTTGGGTGAAAATGGTGAAGTTATTACTTCTGATAATCTAAAAGTACATCCAAGAATGAAAGAATTATATAAATTCTTTAAGTTCAACGGAAAAGTCGTTGATATTGTAGATTATAATCCAGACATATTAAATGTATTCTCACGCGAAGTTTTAAAAATGATCAGTCAGGGAAAAACAGGATGGGAACCAATGCTTCCTTCTGGAGTTGCCGAAATTATAAAGGAACATCATCTTTTTGGATATCATCCGCAAAAAGAATTAGAACAAAATACATAA
- a CDS encoding dihydroorotase family protein, whose amino-acid sequence MKILIRSAKIIDSKSPFHNQTVDLLIADGLIEKIGTSLLDIDDTTEVKFDNLHLSHGWFDSSVSFGEPGYEDRETIANGLNVAAKSGFTGVALQPNSFPIIDNQSQVNFVKNKANGFATELFPIGALTKASEGKDMAELFDMKKAGAIAFGDYNKSLDNANLLKIALQYVQDFDGLVIAYSQDANIKGNGVANEGIVSTKLGLKGIPNLAEELQVIRNLFLLEYAGGKLHIPTISTAKSVELIKEAKAKGLQVTCSVTVHHLVLTDEKLEGFDTRYKVTPPLRTEADRTALVKAVLDGTIDMITSDHNPIDIEFKKMEFDTAKNGTIGLESAFGALLTVLPLETVIEKLTLGKAVFGIKNNPIAEGSKANFTFFTPEGKSTFTKENILSKSKNSAFLGTEIKGSVYGILNQNKLVITK is encoded by the coding sequence ATGAAAATATTAATCAGAAGCGCCAAAATTATCGATTCAAAAAGTCCGTTTCACAATCAGACCGTTGATCTTTTAATTGCAGATGGTTTAATTGAAAAAATAGGAACTTCACTTCTTGATATTGATGATACAACCGAAGTAAAATTTGATAATTTGCATCTTTCTCATGGTTGGTTTGACAGCAGTGTTTCGTTTGGAGAGCCAGGTTACGAAGACAGAGAAACAATTGCAAATGGGTTGAATGTTGCAGCAAAAAGTGGTTTTACAGGCGTGGCGTTACAGCCTAACTCCTTCCCTATAATTGATAATCAATCTCAGGTAAATTTTGTAAAAAATAAAGCAAATGGTTTTGCTACAGAACTTTTTCCAATCGGTGCTTTAACCAAAGCCAGCGAAGGAAAAGACATGGCTGAATTATTTGACATGAAGAAAGCAGGCGCAATCGCTTTTGGAGATTACAATAAAAGCCTTGATAATGCCAATCTGTTAAAAATTGCTTTGCAATATGTACAGGATTTTGATGGTTTAGTAATTGCTTATTCTCAAGATGCCAACATCAAAGGAAATGGAGTTGCAAATGAAGGAATTGTATCTACAAAATTAGGTTTAAAAGGAATTCCCAATTTAGCCGAAGAATTGCAAGTTATCCGAAACTTATTTTTATTAGAATATGCAGGAGGGAAACTTCATATTCCAACAATATCTACGGCAAAATCAGTTGAATTAATTAAAGAAGCTAAAGCCAAAGGATTACAAGTAACTTGTAGTGTTACGGTACATCATTTAGTTTTAACCGATGAAAAATTAGAAGGTTTTGATACCAGATATAAAGTAACTCCTCCATTGCGAACTGAAGCCGACAGAACTGCTCTTGTGAAAGCAGTTTTAGACGGAACAATTGATATGATAACTTCAGACCATAATCCGATTGATATTGAATTCAAGAAAATGGAATTTGATACCGCTAAAAATGGAACAATTGGTTTAGAAAGTGCTTTTGGAGCTTTATTAACTGTTTTACCTTTAGAAACAGTAATCGAAAAACTAACTTTAGGAAAAGCAGTGTTCGGAATTAAAAATAATCCAATTGCCGAAGGTTCTAAAGCCAACTTTACTTTCTTTACTCCTGAAGGAAAATCAACTTTTACGAAAGAAAATATTCTTTCAAAATCTAAAAATTCTGCTTTTTTAGGAACTGAAATTAAAGGTTCTGTTTATGGAATTTTAAATCAAAATAAACTTGTTATCACAAAATAA
- a CDS encoding IS4 family transposase produces MQTRYFENLKDKRLLNRGNSILNRLFANSIYSIRQLAESDAEAKAIYRFLQNDNVSEADIIKNMSLNCVSCVEDKSVLCIQDSSEINLYNHRNRIKKDESIGLTNASVGGLGFFIHPSFIIDADTLMPYGFSDVKIWNRSHELPPKMKTNTHNRIPIEEKESYRWIDSSLETKKRLSKAKEIIIIQDREGDIFEQFCLVPDSKTHLLIRSRFNRLLGNKIKLFDHLSSQPLQGMYTIELEGDKRRNIQKRTATIEVRFSEITIGKHQYSGKHLPDKIKLYAIEAKEVGENIENPILWRLLTTKKVEDLQTALLCIQWYTYRWTIEEVFRILKKEGFNIEASELSQGKAVRKLCLLMLETIIKLFIMQIAYGCEEETEPRSCFSEQEMECLELQITQLEGKTEKLKNPYKSSDLKRYIWAIARLGGWKGYLSERKPGITTFWIGLQKFNSVMQGWILFRDVSRR; encoded by the coding sequence GTGCAGACTAGATATTTTGAAAATTTAAAAGACAAGCGATTGTTGAATAGAGGTAATTCTATTCTCAATCGCTTGTTTGCTAATAGTATTTATTCGATAAGACAATTAGCAGAAAGTGACGCTGAAGCCAAAGCGATTTACCGATTTTTGCAAAATGATAATGTCAGTGAGGCTGATATTATAAAGAACATGTCTCTTAATTGTGTAAGCTGCGTTGAAGATAAATCTGTTTTGTGTATTCAGGACAGTAGTGAAATAAACCTTTATAATCACAGAAACAGGATCAAAAAGGATGAGTCAATTGGACTGACCAATGCTTCTGTTGGTGGACTTGGCTTTTTTATTCATCCGAGTTTTATCATAGATGCAGATACTTTAATGCCATATGGTTTTTCAGATGTGAAAATATGGAATAGAAGTCATGAACTGCCACCTAAAATGAAGACCAATACTCACAATCGTATACCCATTGAAGAAAAAGAGTCTTACAGATGGATCGATTCTTCTCTTGAAACTAAGAAAAGACTAAGTAAAGCAAAAGAAATAATCATTATTCAGGACAGAGAGGGAGATATTTTTGAACAATTTTGCCTTGTCCCAGACAGTAAAACACATTTATTGATTAGATCCCGATTTAATCGATTGTTGGGTAATAAAATCAAACTTTTCGATCATCTAAGTTCTCAGCCGCTTCAAGGGATGTACACAATTGAACTAGAAGGAGACAAAAGGAGAAATATCCAGAAAAGAACAGCTACTATAGAAGTACGCTTTTCAGAAATAACAATAGGCAAACATCAATATTCAGGTAAACATCTTCCTGATAAAATCAAGCTTTACGCTATTGAGGCAAAAGAGGTTGGAGAAAACATTGAAAACCCAATACTTTGGAGATTACTAACGACAAAGAAAGTTGAAGATCTGCAAACTGCATTACTTTGTATCCAATGGTATACCTACAGGTGGACTATCGAAGAAGTATTTAGAATTTTAAAGAAAGAGGGCTTCAACATAGAAGCTAGCGAATTATCCCAAGGCAAAGCAGTTCGTAAACTATGTCTTTTGATGCTGGAGACTATTATAAAGCTCTTTATTATGCAAATCGCCTATGGCTGCGAAGAAGAGACTGAACCCAGAAGCTGTTTTTCAGAGCAAGAAATGGAATGTTTAGAATTGCAAATCACACAATTAGAGGGTAAAACAGAAAAACTAAAAAACCCATATAAATCGTCAGATTTGAAACGATATATATGGGCTATTGCTAGATTAGGAGGATGGAAAGGTTATCTTTCAGAAAGAAAACCAGGCATCACAACCTTTTGGATTGGCCTGCAAAAATTCAATTCAGTCATGCAAGGTTGGATACTCTTTAGAGATGTGTCCAGACGGTAG
- a CDS encoding MBL fold metallo-hydrolase, producing MKVYFLGTGTSQGIPIIGVDHPVCKSTDAKDKRLRVAIWITWNEHSYVIDCGPDFRQQMLSCGCQKLDAILFTHEHADHTAGLDDIRPFNFRQGEIPVYGHERVIDNLKRRFEYVFETVNKYPGAPSVKTIEVINNEPFAVGDKMAIPVNVMHGDLQVFGYRIDDFAYLTDVKTIEEVEVEKLKNLKVLVVNALRVEPHDTHFNLQEALDFINLVKPEKAYLTHISHVLGFHEEVQKELPENVFLAYDNLEITI from the coding sequence TTGAAGGTATATTTTTTAGGCACTGGTACTTCTCAAGGTATCCCGATTATTGGGGTCGATCATCCCGTTTGTAAAAGCACTGATGCTAAGGATAAAAGGCTTCGCGTAGCCATTTGGATTACGTGGAATGAGCATTCATATGTAATCGATTGCGGACCCGATTTTAGACAGCAAATGCTTTCATGCGGCTGTCAAAAACTCGATGCAATTCTATTTACACATGAACATGCTGATCATACAGCTGGTTTAGATGATATTCGTCCGTTTAATTTCCGTCAGGGAGAAATTCCGGTTTATGGCCACGAACGCGTAATCGACAATCTAAAACGTCGTTTTGAATATGTTTTCGAAACCGTAAATAAATATCCGGGAGCCCCAAGCGTAAAAACAATCGAAGTAATAAATAACGAACCATTTGCTGTCGGCGATAAAATGGCGATTCCGGTAAACGTAATGCATGGCGATTTACAGGTTTTTGGATATCGTATTGATGATTTTGCCTATTTAACCGATGTCAAAACGATCGAAGAAGTCGAAGTTGAAAAATTAAAAAATCTAAAGGTTTTGGTGGTGAATGCTTTGCGTGTCGAACCTCATGACACACATTTTAATTTGCAGGAAGCTCTTGATTTCATCAATTTAGTCAAACCAGAAAAAGCGTATTTAACGCATATTAGCCATGTTTTAGGGTTTCATGAAGAAGTACAAAAAGAACTTCCTGAAAATGTCTTCCTGGCTTATGATAACTTAGAAATTACAATTTAA
- the bcp gene encoding thioredoxin-dependent thiol peroxidase, giving the protein MTTLKAGDKAPNFSGIDQDGKTHKLADYAGKKLVVFFYPKANTPGCTAEACDLRDNFERFKANNYELLGVSADSQKAQTKFKDKYEFPFPLLADEDKSVINAFGVWGPKKFMGREYDGIHRTTFVIDEKGIIEEVIEKVKTKEHASQILK; this is encoded by the coding sequence ATGACAACATTAAAAGCAGGCGATAAAGCGCCAAACTTCTCAGGAATAGATCAGGACGGGAAAACACATAAATTGGCAGATTATGCCGGAAAAAAATTAGTCGTTTTCTTTTATCCAAAAGCTAATACGCCAGGCTGTACTGCAGAAGCTTGTGATTTAAGAGATAATTTTGAGCGTTTTAAAGCAAACAATTACGAACTTCTTGGCGTAAGTGCCGACAGTCAAAAAGCACAAACAAAATTTAAAGACAAATACGAATTTCCTTTTCCATTATTAGCAGATGAAGACAAATCAGTTATCAATGCTTTTGGTGTTTGGGGGCCAAAAAAGTTCATGGGAAGAGAATACGACGGAATTCACAGAACCACTTTCGTAATTGATGAAAAAGGAATTATCGAAGAAGTAATCGAAAAAGTAAAAACAAAAGAGCACGCTTCGCAGATTTTGAAATAG